A single Corynebacterium resistens DSM 45100 DNA region contains:
- a CDS encoding ExeM/NucH family extracellular endonuclease, with the protein MSFASRKFTGVLTASGLTLCTLVVSSAFGTSTVAGSATATPSADNVVINEVYGGGGNSGATLTHDFIELYNPTSKAISLDGWAVHYLSSSGTVASATAPLTGNIAPGGYYLIQGSKGSGGTTSFSSDAHSDQLTMSGTKGTVVLTNTSAKWSKGDDAVDIVGFGGTNTSEASPTAAPSNTMSVARKQAGVDSDNNAVDFETGNPTPKFTGGDAVSGEKPAPGTQPGTQPGTQPGTQPGTQPGNNNGPGTGTDNAPEAGTEPGKLTSIEDIQGTGEASPMSKKSVTTSGWVTASYPTGGLRGFVIQMGGTGGVARKSGEASQALFVYSGGKTPSELDKCVVVTGTVSEYKTSTQISAASVKESTKPAADCGEKPKPIGDDVPTDPVQREANEHMLFKPNREYTVTNNYDVSSFGSVDLVAGDKPLLQATQVVAPGAAAQKYEAENQKRVITLDDGATRNYFLNEEAKNIPLPYLSTKEGIRSLRTGDRVEFQNPAVLSYSFEKWALQPTSEVTGEAERGKLPITWEDSRQAELNGPKDVGGDLSLASFNVLNYFTDLGSDEDGCNAYNDREGNPVTAKKCTVRGAFSKKSFEDQQAKIVAAINKLNVSVLGLEEIENSAKFGHDRDESLRKLVAALNAAGGNWKYVPSPKTLPGDEDVIRTAFIYNPDKVSPVGDSRILDHEAFSGIARAPLAQEFKAAQGKENFVAVVNHYKSKGSVARGDVDTGDGQGNNAKLRSNMSRQLLTWLNAQQEWKDKPQFVMGDFNAYAKEDAIRVIEEGGFTNLDTHFDAGLSYQFGGRLGSLDHVLANAAAMKLVTGADVWDINSDEAVNFEYSRRNYNVVDFFANDVFRASDHDPIKVGFKTPAGKGDSTQPNEPGKPSKPGSDSSDGSATSDKDPGSSKSLFLKFLAGAASVGALFAALLSIGHHMGWIKAPRIWR; encoded by the coding sequence ATGTCTTTTGCGTCACGCAAGTTCACCGGTGTGCTCACCGCTTCCGGACTAACTTTGTGCACCCTCGTCGTCTCAAGTGCTTTTGGTACAAGCACCGTGGCAGGTTCTGCCACCGCAACACCAAGTGCGGATAATGTTGTGATCAATGAAGTCTATGGCGGTGGAGGTAACTCTGGTGCTACTTTGACCCATGATTTCATCGAGTTGTATAACCCCACTTCGAAGGCCATTTCCCTTGATGGCTGGGCGGTGCACTACTTGTCGTCCTCCGGTACAGTCGCAAGCGCCACGGCTCCATTGACCGGCAATATTGCCCCAGGTGGGTACTACCTCATACAGGGCTCCAAAGGTTCGGGCGGTACTACTTCGTTTTCTTCCGACGCCCACAGCGATCAGCTGACCATGTCCGGAACCAAGGGCACCGTTGTGCTCACCAACACCTCGGCGAAGTGGTCCAAGGGTGATGATGCTGTCGATATCGTGGGTTTCGGCGGAACCAATACTTCAGAAGCTTCTCCCACGGCTGCACCTAGCAACACTATGTCTGTAGCGCGTAAACAAGCTGGGGTGGATTCCGATAACAACGCGGTGGATTTCGAAACCGGCAATCCCACGCCTAAGTTCACCGGTGGTGACGCGGTAAGTGGCGAGAAGCCAGCACCCGGTACCCAACCTGGAACACAACCCGGTACTCAGCCTGGAACACAACCCGGTACTCAGCCTGGAAACAATAATGGCCCGGGTACTGGCACCGATAATGCGCCAGAGGCAGGTACCGAACCCGGAAAGCTGACTTCAATCGAAGATATCCAGGGAACTGGTGAGGCCTCTCCGATGAGTAAGAAGTCTGTGACGACTTCCGGTTGGGTGACTGCTTCCTATCCCACGGGTGGGTTAAGAGGTTTTGTGATCCAGATGGGTGGCACTGGGGGAGTTGCGCGAAAGTCGGGAGAAGCCTCTCAGGCTCTCTTCGTTTACTCCGGTGGCAAAACTCCGAGTGAACTGGACAAGTGTGTCGTTGTCACGGGCACTGTTTCTGAGTACAAGACTTCAACACAGATCAGCGCGGCGTCGGTAAAGGAATCCACCAAGCCAGCGGCCGATTGTGGTGAAAAGCCAAAGCCGATCGGTGATGATGTGCCAACCGACCCAGTGCAGCGCGAAGCGAACGAGCACATGTTGTTTAAGCCCAACCGCGAGTACACGGTGACGAACAACTACGACGTGTCGAGCTTTGGCAGCGTTGACCTCGTAGCGGGGGACAAGCCATTGCTGCAAGCAACCCAAGTTGTAGCTCCGGGAGCTGCAGCCCAGAAGTATGAGGCCGAAAACCAGAAGCGAGTGATTACCCTCGACGACGGTGCGACACGCAATTACTTCCTCAATGAAGAAGCCAAAAACATCCCACTGCCGTACCTCTCTACCAAAGAAGGCATCCGATCCCTGCGCACTGGGGACAGAGTAGAGTTTCAGAATCCTGCTGTGCTGAGCTACAGCTTCGAAAAATGGGCACTGCAGCCCACCAGCGAAGTGACCGGAGAAGCGGAGCGAGGCAAGCTGCCGATTACGTGGGAGGATTCACGTCAAGCTGAGCTCAACGGGCCGAAGGATGTGGGTGGAGATCTCTCACTCGCCAGTTTTAACGTGCTGAATTATTTCACGGATCTAGGCTCTGACGAGGACGGATGCAATGCGTACAACGATCGCGAAGGCAATCCAGTAACTGCTAAGAAGTGCACAGTGCGTGGAGCCTTCTCGAAAAAGTCTTTTGAAGATCAGCAGGCCAAGATTGTCGCAGCGATCAATAAACTTAACGTCAGCGTGTTGGGTTTGGAAGAAATTGAGAATTCCGCCAAGTTTGGCCACGATCGGGATGAATCGTTGAGAAAACTGGTAGCTGCCCTGAATGCAGCTGGCGGAAACTGGAAGTATGTGCCGAGCCCGAAGACGCTACCGGGTGATGAGGATGTCATCCGCACCGCTTTCATCTACAACCCGGATAAAGTGTCTCCAGTGGGGGATTCGCGCATTCTGGATCACGAAGCATTCAGCGGCATCGCCCGTGCTCCGCTAGCTCAGGAGTTCAAGGCAGCTCAAGGGAAAGAGAACTTCGTGGCTGTAGTAAACCACTACAAGTCCAAGGGCTCTGTGGCCCGAGGGGATGTGGACACTGGTGATGGCCAAGGCAATAACGCGAAGTTGCGGTCCAACATGTCCAGGCAATTGCTTACGTGGTTGAACGCGCAACAGGAATGGAAAGATAAGCCGCAGTTCGTAATGGGGGACTTCAATGCCTATGCAAAGGAAGATGCCATTCGAGTGATCGAAGAAGGTGGATTTACCAACCTAGATACACATTTCGATGCTGGTTTGTCCTACCAATTTGGTGGACGGTTGGGTTCGCTCGATCATGTGCTGGCAAATGCTGCGGCTATGAAGCTTGTTACCGGCGCGGACGTCTGGGACATCAATAGCGACGAGGCAGTGAATTTTGAATACTCGCGCCGCAATTACAACGTGGTTGATTTCTTCGCCAACGATGTATTCCGCGCGAGCGACCACGACCCGATCAAGGTGGGCTTTAAAACACCAGCGGGTAAGGGGGATTCCACGCAACCCAATGAGCCGGGTAAGCCAAGCAAGCCGGGCTCGGATAGTTCGGACGGTTCAGCAACTTCGGACAAAGATCCAGGATCTTCAAAGAGCCTGTTCTTGAAGTTCCTCGCCGGTGCCGCGAGTGTGGGTGCCCTGTTTGCCGCCCTGCTAAGTATTGGCCACCACATGGGCT
- a CDS encoding bifunctional metallophosphatase/5'-nucleotidase has product MSRKLSRAALALVVTPSVAFASLSTPAQAAEADQVSLNILGVTDFHGHISQLKNKDGSIKEIGAGALACFVNKERKANPNTGFVSAGDNIGGSPFVSSILKDKPTIDVLNAMKLEASAVGNHELDKGWDDLNGRVGVDGTKLAKFPHLAANMKGVQVAPSHVVEKDGVKIGYVGAVTDKTSEMVSPSGIKGITFGDPVAAASAEATRLKQSGEADVVIGLIHEGVTSEGFGKDVDAVIAGHTHVNRNLTESKPPVVQPANYGMLVADIDVVYDKSAKRVVSVKTSNRSATEVSQACEGGQDPEVKKIVDAAEAASKVEGSKVVATIPNSFYRGSNKEGGAGTNRGTESTLNSMLADATLESVNNSTSYKADIGVMNAGGVREDLEEGEVTYEEAYRVQPFNNTLGVVDITGEQLKKVLEQQWRTPEKDGDRPVLALGLSKNVEYTYDHKAELGSRITSVSINGKPLEPAKTYRVAGNNFLLAEGDGFTGFNTHEGGANKIQDTGLVDIDAFNKYLDANKDLKARNDQTSVGVHFVDADPAKLEANKKVKVELASLSYTTEGEPKAKTVKVSFASKDGNKTVWTAPASADVDNTITDGNNETGQATIEATVPAGAIMMRVTTDNGTDHLVPVNGYTMTEADSNGTEPTPGSDSSGSNKGSSSTGSSKEQQRGFWAFLFGGLLSALAGAGLLVWAYDNGMIPKWMIPSWMKLPKHILPKAR; this is encoded by the coding sequence ATGTCCCGTAAACTCTCGCGCGCAGCATTAGCGCTCGTTGTCACCCCCAGCGTTGCTTTTGCTTCGTTGTCCACGCCAGCCCAAGCTGCTGAGGCCGATCAGGTGAGCCTAAATATCTTGGGTGTGACTGACTTCCACGGTCATATCTCGCAGTTGAAGAACAAGGATGGCTCAATCAAGGAAATCGGTGCTGGTGCGCTGGCTTGTTTTGTGAACAAGGAGCGCAAGGCTAACCCGAACACTGGGTTTGTTTCTGCGGGCGACAACATTGGTGGTTCCCCATTCGTCTCCTCCATCTTGAAGGACAAGCCCACCATTGATGTTCTGAATGCGATGAAGCTGGAAGCCTCCGCCGTCGGAAACCACGAGCTGGATAAGGGCTGGGATGACCTCAACGGCCGCGTTGGAGTAGACGGCACCAAACTGGCTAAGTTTCCCCACTTGGCTGCGAACATGAAGGGCGTCCAGGTTGCGCCAAGTCACGTTGTCGAGAAGGACGGCGTCAAGATCGGTTACGTCGGCGCAGTAACCGACAAGACTTCAGAGATGGTGAGCCCATCGGGAATCAAGGGGATCACATTCGGCGATCCAGTAGCAGCCGCCAGTGCCGAGGCTACTCGCCTGAAGCAGTCCGGTGAGGCTGATGTGGTTATCGGTTTGATTCACGAAGGTGTGACATCCGAGGGCTTCGGCAAGGATGTCGATGCAGTAATCGCCGGACACACCCACGTCAATCGCAACCTCACCGAGAGCAAGCCACCAGTTGTGCAGCCTGCGAACTACGGCATGTTGGTCGCCGATATCGATGTGGTTTATGACAAGTCTGCCAAGCGAGTTGTCAGCGTGAAAACCTCCAACCGCTCTGCCACCGAAGTAAGCCAAGCCTGCGAGGGAGGCCAGGACCCAGAAGTCAAGAAGATCGTCGATGCGGCGGAGGCTGCTTCGAAGGTAGAAGGCAGCAAGGTTGTCGCCACCATCCCTAACAGCTTCTACCGTGGGTCCAACAAAGAAGGTGGCGCTGGAACCAACCGCGGCACCGAGTCCACGCTGAACTCCATGCTCGCGGATGCCACTTTGGAGTCCGTCAACAACTCCACTTCATACAAGGCAGACATCGGCGTCATGAACGCAGGTGGCGTCCGAGAAGACCTGGAAGAGGGCGAAGTCACCTACGAAGAGGCCTACAGGGTACAGCCTTTCAACAACACTTTGGGTGTCGTTGATATCACCGGTGAGCAGCTCAAGAAGGTGCTGGAACAGCAGTGGCGTACCCCAGAAAAGGACGGTGACCGACCAGTCCTAGCCCTCGGCCTGTCCAAGAATGTGGAGTACACCTACGATCACAAGGCCGAACTGGGCTCCCGCATCACCTCCGTCTCGATCAACGGCAAGCCCTTGGAGCCCGCGAAGACCTACCGCGTAGCCGGCAACAACTTCCTATTGGCCGAAGGTGATGGTTTCACCGGCTTCAACACCCACGAAGGTGGTGCGAACAAGATTCAAGATACCGGCTTGGTTGATATTGATGCTTTCAATAAATACCTCGATGCCAACAAGGATTTGAAGGCGCGTAATGATCAAACCAGCGTGGGCGTGCACTTCGTTGATGCAGATCCAGCCAAGCTGGAAGCCAATAAGAAGGTCAAGGTTGAGCTCGCGTCATTGAGCTACACCACTGAAGGCGAGCCAAAGGCTAAAACCGTCAAGGTTTCTTTTGCTTCCAAGGACGGAAACAAGACTGTGTGGACCGCCCCAGCTTCTGCCGACGTGGATAACACGATCACAGACGGCAACAACGAGACTGGTCAGGCAACGATCGAGGCCACTGTTCCCGCTGGTGCCATCATGATGCGCGTGACGACGGACAACGGAACGGACCACCTTGTGCCAGTCAACGGCTACACAATGACGGAGGCCGACTCGAACGGTACCGAACCCACCCCGGGCTCGGATTCCTCCGGTTCCAACAAGGGCTCATCCTCCACTGGGTCTTCCAAGGAACAGCAGCGTGGCTTCTGGGCCTTCCTCTTCGGTGGTTTGCTCTCTGCGCTGGCTGGGGCCGGCCTGTTGGTTTGGGCTTACGACAATGGCATGATCCCGAAGTGGATGATTCCTTCCTGGATGAAGCTGCCGAAGCACATTCTCCCAAAGGCTCGCTAA
- the hisS gene encoding histidine--tRNA ligase → MNDSAAKKKFQALNAPKGVQEYFPPNSHEFLAIREAFTRAAHQAGYEHIELPIFEDTNLFARGVGESTDVVSKEMYTFADRGGRSVTLRPEGTAGVIRSVIEHNLDRGQLPVKLVYAGPFFRYERPQAGRYRQLQQVGVEAVGVDDPYLDAEVIALADRCYRTVGLTGQRLELTSLGDGSDRPAYRAKLQEFLHTLPLDEETARRADLNPLRVLDDKRPEMQDMLADAPLMLDHLSDSSHEHFETVTGMLDDLGVEYVINPRMVRGLDYYTKTCFEFVHDGLGAQSGIGGGGRYDGLMAQLGGQDLSGIGFGLGVDRTLLALQAEGKSASDARRVDVYGVALGSEAKSRMARLVNELRAAGISVDMSYGDRGLKGAMKGADRAGAKFALVMGESELEAGNVALKDLAAHEQRNIALDAVVAELSNTLQ, encoded by the coding sequence GTGAATGACAGCGCAGCAAAGAAGAAGTTTCAGGCCCTGAACGCCCCCAAGGGCGTACAAGAGTATTTCCCGCCGAACTCGCATGAGTTTCTAGCGATACGCGAAGCCTTTACGCGCGCTGCGCATCAGGCTGGCTACGAGCACATTGAGCTGCCCATCTTCGAGGACACTAACCTCTTTGCACGCGGCGTTGGTGAGTCAACCGACGTGGTGAGCAAAGAGATGTACACTTTCGCTGACCGCGGAGGTCGGAGTGTCACTCTGCGCCCAGAAGGCACCGCTGGGGTGATTCGATCAGTCATTGAACACAATCTGGACCGTGGTCAGTTGCCGGTGAAACTGGTGTACGCCGGCCCATTCTTCCGTTACGAACGCCCGCAGGCCGGGCGCTATCGCCAGCTTCAACAGGTGGGCGTGGAGGCCGTGGGTGTTGATGACCCGTACCTTGACGCCGAGGTGATCGCTCTAGCCGATCGTTGCTACCGCACCGTGGGATTGACGGGCCAACGCTTGGAACTGACCTCCCTTGGTGATGGCTCCGATCGCCCTGCCTACCGGGCGAAACTGCAGGAGTTTTTGCACACGTTGCCACTTGATGAGGAAACTGCGCGTCGGGCTGACCTCAACCCATTGCGCGTGTTGGACGATAAACGCCCGGAAATGCAGGACATGCTGGCCGACGCGCCCCTCATGCTGGATCACTTGAGCGACAGTTCGCACGAACACTTTGAAACCGTCACGGGGATGCTGGATGACCTCGGGGTGGAGTACGTGATCAACCCACGAATGGTTCGCGGTTTGGATTACTACACCAAGACCTGTTTTGAATTCGTCCATGACGGCTTGGGCGCGCAATCCGGAATCGGTGGCGGTGGCCGCTACGACGGACTCATGGCCCAACTGGGTGGGCAAGACTTATCCGGAATAGGTTTTGGTCTGGGAGTAGACCGTACGTTGTTGGCGCTGCAAGCTGAAGGGAAGTCCGCTTCTGATGCGCGCCGAGTAGATGTTTATGGTGTGGCCTTGGGAAGTGAGGCGAAGTCACGGATGGCCCGGTTGGTCAACGAGCTACGCGCGGCGGGCATCAGCGTTGATATGTCCTATGGTGACCGCGGCCTCAAGGGGGCAATGAAGGGGGCTGACCGCGCAGGAGCGAAGTTTGCTCTGGTGATGGGAGAATCCGAGTTGGAAGCAGGAAACGTCGCGCTGAAGGATCTCGCAGCCCATGAGCAGCGCAACATTGCACTTGATGCGGTTGTGGCGGAGCTTTCCAACACCTTGCAGTAG
- a CDS encoding MBL fold metallo-hydrolase: MTDLFNPSTTPSSPVAVKAVSPDVELITFAAGPFQTNCYVLVDRSQVHSGSTPLGSTPLDADDSTSDDNAAASQFQSSDRAPAVVIDPGYGAYPLLQQLAKDHGFFVEKIVLTHGHIDHIRDAGEFGVPVYVHPLDRPFVEMDQSISPLAQLFDVNNMKPIADVRDLGGDSVTLAGVDFTVHHMPGHSPGHVMFRVPGFIIGGDVLFRGGVGRTDLPGSSPEDMVLSLKKLSHEFDDDDVVVTGHGPATTVGEEKRTNGYLQAVR; the protein is encoded by the coding sequence ATGACTGATCTCTTCAATCCTTCTACTACACCCAGTTCCCCCGTCGCTGTGAAAGCGGTATCCCCTGATGTAGAACTCATCACTTTTGCCGCCGGTCCATTCCAGACGAACTGCTATGTACTCGTCGATCGCTCGCAAGTGCATTCAGGTTCAACACCTCTGGGTTCAACACCTCTGGATGCCGACGACTCGACGAGCGACGACAACGCGGCGGCATCGCAGTTTCAATCCTCCGACCGCGCGCCAGCGGTGGTTATCGATCCGGGTTACGGCGCGTATCCCTTGTTACAGCAACTGGCTAAGGACCACGGATTCTTTGTAGAGAAGATCGTCCTTACCCACGGACACATTGACCATATTCGCGACGCGGGCGAGTTCGGGGTACCGGTTTACGTTCACCCGCTAGATCGCCCGTTCGTCGAAATGGATCAATCGATTTCCCCACTGGCTCAACTTTTCGACGTCAACAATATGAAACCCATCGCTGATGTCAGGGATCTCGGCGGAGATAGCGTCACTCTAGCGGGTGTGGATTTCACAGTTCACCACATGCCGGGACATTCTCCAGGGCACGTGATGTTTCGCGTGCCGGGGTTCATCATCGGTGGTGATGTGCTCTTTCGTGGAGGAGTAGGGCGAACCGATTTGCCCGGTAGTTCACCGGAGGACATGGTGCTGTCTCTGAAGAAATTGAGCCATGAATTCGATGACGACGATGTGGTGGTCACTGGACACGGCCCAGCCACTACCGTTGGGGAGGAAAAGCGCACCAACGGGTACTTACAAGCAGTACGCTAA
- a CDS encoding peptidylprolyl isomerase gives MSKNNHSDWPNTGQRDDALNELEKTLRSRERRAKAAPLGVIFATLAVLVLLVGGIYLAVTWTGGDKENEAADQSTSEEQKPESAEMPEKPLQAYGQTVKCEYKKDGKAAKPVEAPNGNDVKASGIQKVTIKTNEGDIPIEVDASKSPCTANSFVHLVESKFFDDTKCHRTVKSDGLTILQCGDPTAKGNGGPGYRYANEFPENAFVKQGEKVDPMNPPEGLQKPVKYKRGALAMANTGQPETNGSQFFLVDQDSSLPPTYNLFGTISEDGLKTLDKILEKAPKDDGKPKDEVRITSATKA, from the coding sequence GTGTCCAAGAACAACCACAGCGATTGGCCCAATACAGGTCAGCGCGATGACGCTCTGAACGAGTTGGAAAAGACCCTACGATCCCGCGAACGCCGCGCTAAAGCCGCTCCGTTGGGCGTAATTTTCGCGACCTTGGCCGTATTGGTTTTGCTGGTCGGAGGAATCTACCTCGCAGTGACATGGACTGGCGGCGATAAGGAAAACGAGGCTGCGGATCAGAGCACTTCGGAAGAACAAAAGCCCGAGTCCGCAGAGATGCCGGAAAAGCCACTTCAGGCATATGGCCAAACCGTCAAGTGCGAATACAAGAAGGACGGCAAAGCAGCCAAGCCAGTGGAGGCGCCTAATGGTAACGATGTAAAGGCATCGGGTATCCAGAAGGTGACGATCAAGACCAACGAGGGTGATATCCCAATTGAGGTCGACGCCTCGAAGTCCCCTTGTACCGCGAATTCCTTCGTTCACCTGGTGGAATCGAAGTTCTTTGATGATACGAAGTGCCACCGCACCGTGAAGTCCGATGGCTTGACGATTCTGCAGTGTGGTGACCCTACCGCCAAGGGCAACGGTGGCCCAGGCTACCGCTACGCCAATGAGTTCCCAGAGAACGCGTTCGTGAAGCAGGGCGAGAAGGTCGATCCGATGAATCCGCCGGAGGGCCTGCAGAAGCCTGTTAAGTACAAGCGTGGGGCCCTAGCAATGGCGAACACCGGCCAGCCGGAGACGAATGGATCCCAGTTCTTCCTGGTCGATCAGGATTCCTCGTTGCCCCCGACCTACAACCTATTTGGCACTATCTCCGAAGATGGTCTGAAGACTCTGGACAAGATTTTGGAGAAGGCGCCCAAGGATGACGGCAAGCCTAAGGACGAGGTGCGCATCACCTCGGCTACCAAAGCTTAA